One genomic region from Biomphalaria glabrata chromosome 7, xgBioGlab47.1, whole genome shotgun sequence encodes:
- the LOC106058199 gene encoding uncharacterized protein LOC106058199 yields the protein MNSTLSSLVHPVLDYIVTENLYSYFEVIINLWTLFFLFCFGLVTNVLNALVFIRQGLKDSVNISMMAITFWDLVKCLSGLIHRMYGPLYALSPWLSFCWQNFTYYVEYTPIFAGYVNFSLTAYVSVERCLCVSMPFKVKSIITVKVTLVMVVVISMITFGAFFVVYFLYDIYFVYFPEFNTSLPLFRFSAFYYRAQNVVMPYYNTIAILLPFSSFVVLCACSTITIIYLKKSSKFPGQGTGKISSTSGISIRERKVSKMLLVVIGVKIGNLFPRMICYTAQLIEPEFYTLRHYHYLFMTVTRFLFVLDIVNASATFFIYLNMSSNFQNSFDKLFNIQRTKE from the coding sequence ATGAACTCAACACTTTCTTCCCTGGTGCATCCTGTGCTGGACTACATAGTTACTGAGAACCTCTATTCCTACTTCGAGGTGATCATCAACCTGTGGACGTTGTTCTTTCTCTTTTGCTTCGGCCTGGTCACCAACGTTCTTAACGCCCTTGTCTTCATCAGACAGGGGCTCAAGGACAGCGTCAACATCTCAATGATGGCCATCACTTTCTGGGACCTGGTCAAGTGCCTCTCTGGTCTGATACACAGGATGTATGGACCCCTCTACGCGCTGTCTCCGTGGCTGTCTTTCTGTTGGCAGAACTTTACGTACTACGTAGAGTATACGCCCATCTTCGCCGGTTACGTCAACTTCTCTCTCACAGCTTACGTCTCCGTGGAGAGGTGTCTCTGCGTGAGCATGCCTTTTAAGGTCAAATCCATCATCACGGTGAAGGTCACGCTTGTCATGGTCGTGGTCATCTCCATGATAACGTTCGGCGCCTTTTTCGTGGTTTACTTCCTGTATGACATATACTTCGTGTACTTCCCAGAGTTCAACACATCACTGCCCCTCTTCCGCTTCAGCGCTTTCTACTACAGAGCCCAGAACGTGGTCATGCCATACTACAACACCATCGCAATACTACTTCCGTTCTCAAGCTTCGTGGTTCTCTGCGCATGCTCAACAATCACAATTATCTATCTAAAGAAATCCTCTAAATTCCCCGGACAAGGTACAGGCAAGATCAGCTCAACTTCGGGAATTTCCATTAGAGAACGTAAAGTATCCAAAATGCTTCTTGTAGTTATTGGTGTCAAAATTGGAAACCTATTTCCCAGAATGATTTGCTATACTGCGCAGCTGATAGAGCCAGAGTTCTATACACTACGTCATTATCACTATCTATTTATGACCGTGACCAGATTTTTGTTCGTACTAGACATTGTGAATGCCAGTGCTACGTTTTTTATCTACCTTAATATGAGTTCCAATTTCCAGAATTCATTTGATAAACTTTTCAATATTCAAAGGACCAAAGAATAA